Proteins from a single region of Deltaproteobacteria bacterium:
- a CDS encoding S8 family serine peptidase, with amino-acid sequence MSRRGWRKLAGATVTALILGGAVRPAAGTGAHPIALRRGPIEVRSARAPGIMPAPSAPRRLQLVQFGAPPTDADLTALTAAGAQVVQYVPQNAYLVWTEAGKPLETVRQRAARAPSSLSYFGNYRPNDAIAPALDHHLGSDDVVAVTVQLYAGAETAAQDLAAVEALADKVVAAPRRVLRGRYTNVRLQVSGRRLEAIAQVPSVINVEPFVEPKLFCERQGQILAGNLDTALQHPTGPGYLAWLSGLGFSTTAADYPIVAVVDDGVDNGTGTPANSEFYELNSSANPSRLAFAVLPPGSSASSAVGPDGHGNINASIVGGYNAGTGAAVEDAFGFNYGVGISPFGRLANVRIFAPSFDNGFGNAAMVGDYFNRGARVSANSWGADVLGAYDAFAQEYDALTRDAQDAVAGNQELLFVFAAGNAGPSDGTVGSPGTAKNVLTVGASETSNPDSAAGDGCGFTTAQGNDARDLASFSSRGPCADGRTKPEIVAPGTFIQGAAAQPTFNGSGVCGAAGNNFAAPGSDALFPAGSAYTWSSGTSHSTPAIAGYVSLVREFLARTYGLGDPSPALEKAFVLHSGRHLTGTGANENLPGKNQGFGLANMGTGFDTAAPRLLYDQEIALGNAGQSLTFSGHVDNPALPVRVTLVWTDAPGATIGAAYVNDLNLSVDVLGSTYLGNNFLLGVSQPGGSADARNNSESVFLPAGTTGPMTVTVQAATIAGDGVPGNADLTDQDFALVAYNFVASNSSVVFERERYGCTDTASIRITDGDLAGTGALTVPVTASGGDAETASLNETAPSSGAFVGSLPIAAAPGSPGDGTLQVANGDSIAATYNDADDGSGNPAIVQAGAAIDCLPALVSAVSANTILSTDATITFSTDESTTALVRYGTSCGSLTQSQSASANGTAHAVTLSGLTPQTQYFFAVEATDEAGNVATDDNGGSCYSLTTTAVTDPFTELFASDNDLLRHKLTFTPDGSPDFYSACATTATSFPTSPTGGTTLVLGDDDYAAVSLTGGAQVSLYGANYDTFYVGSNGYITFDSGDAAYAESLAAHFSRPRIAALFDDLNPNAGGTVSWKQLSDRVAVTFQSIHEYNAASTNSIQIEMFFNGKIRITYVALAARDGLAGLSRGRGTPGDFIESDLTAASSCGPPLLDTVVLALRPLNITLTSGAAAVSRTARVTVRNASSTLQTLVLNAADNDCPAGTIIASPDFGGSGPSVSVNAGSSKTATVPLSITSAGFDSINKKAVHRCTLLFNVGTLPAGTDATPKNNSAGLELSVIDGNDPQQPMVHEALVRAAMPLFVSVAQGQTAVVRKPRITAANADASGSLDELITVSASDGDCPPGTIGVLDFNPLTPAAENSATIKSGLSKGGPLPVTINAANFTSTSSAAPARCTALISATAAGGDSDGSNDTTKLVIDVIDRNDLVP; translated from the coding sequence ATGAGTCGAAGGGGGTGGCGTAAGTTGGCCGGTGCGACCGTGACCGCGCTGATACTCGGCGGCGCCGTGCGCCCAGCCGCCGGTACTGGCGCGCACCCCATCGCGCTGCGGCGTGGCCCAATAGAGGTGCGTAGCGCGCGCGCCCCGGGGATCATGCCGGCGCCCTCGGCGCCGCGGCGGTTACAGCTGGTGCAATTCGGGGCGCCGCCGACCGATGCCGACCTGACCGCACTCACGGCCGCCGGCGCGCAAGTGGTCCAGTACGTGCCGCAGAATGCTTACCTGGTATGGACCGAGGCGGGAAAACCGCTGGAGACCGTGCGCCAGCGCGCCGCCCGCGCGCCCTCGTCGCTGTCATACTTCGGCAACTACCGGCCCAACGACGCCATCGCCCCGGCGCTCGATCACCACCTCGGGTCGGATGATGTGGTAGCAGTAACGGTACAACTGTACGCCGGCGCGGAGACGGCAGCTCAGGACTTGGCCGCGGTCGAGGCCTTGGCGGATAAGGTGGTGGCGGCTCCCCGGCGGGTGCTGCGCGGGCGTTATACCAACGTGCGCTTGCAGGTGAGCGGCCGCCGGCTCGAGGCCATTGCCCAAGTGCCCTCGGTCATCAACGTTGAGCCGTTCGTCGAGCCGAAGCTCTTCTGCGAACGCCAGGGGCAGATCTTGGCCGGCAATCTCGACACGGCGCTGCAGCACCCTACCGGTCCGGGTTATCTGGCCTGGCTGAGCGGGCTCGGCTTTTCGACCACCGCGGCCGACTATCCGATCGTAGCGGTGGTGGACGATGGCGTTGACAATGGCACCGGCACGCCGGCCAACAGCGAGTTTTATGAACTAAACAGCAGCGCCAATCCCAGCCGGCTCGCCTTCGCGGTATTGCCGCCCGGGTCGTCGGCGTCATCGGCGGTGGGCCCGGATGGGCACGGCAATATCAACGCCTCCATCGTCGGCGGCTACAACGCCGGCACTGGCGCGGCGGTCGAGGATGCTTTCGGCTTCAATTACGGCGTAGGCATATCGCCGTTCGGGCGGTTGGCCAACGTGCGGATCTTCGCGCCGAGCTTCGACAACGGGTTCGGTAATGCCGCCATGGTCGGCGACTACTTCAACCGCGGCGCCCGCGTCAGCGCCAACTCTTGGGGGGCCGACGTGCTCGGGGCCTACGATGCTTTCGCCCAGGAGTACGACGCTCTGACCCGCGACGCCCAGGATGCCGTTGCCGGTAATCAGGAGCTGCTGTTCGTGTTTGCCGCCGGCAACGCCGGGCCGTCCGACGGCACGGTCGGGTCGCCGGGCACGGCGAAGAACGTGCTCACCGTGGGCGCCAGCGAGACTTCCAACCCGGACAGTGCAGCCGGCGATGGCTGCGGGTTTACCACCGCTCAGGGCAACGACGCACGCGACCTGGCCTCGTTCTCTTCGCGCGGCCCGTGTGCCGACGGCCGTACCAAGCCCGAGATCGTGGCCCCCGGCACTTTCATCCAGGGCGCGGCCGCGCAGCCCACGTTCAACGGCTCGGGCGTCTGCGGCGCCGCGGGCAACAATTTTGCCGCCCCTGGTAGCGATGCTTTGTTTCCGGCAGGTTCGGCCTACACCTGGTCGTCCGGCACCAGTCATTCGACCCCGGCCATCGCCGGCTACGTCTCCCTGGTGCGCGAGTTCTTGGCGCGCACCTACGGGCTGGGCGACCCCAGCCCGGCGCTGGAGAAGGCGTTCGTCCTTCACAGCGGCCGCCACCTGACCGGCACGGGCGCCAACGAAAACCTTCCCGGCAAGAATCAAGGCTTCGGCTTGGCCAACATGGGCACAGGGTTCGACACCGCCGCACCCCGCTTGCTCTATGACCAGGAGATCGCGCTCGGCAACGCCGGCCAGAGTCTGACCTTCAGCGGCCACGTGGACAATCCGGCGCTACCGGTGCGGGTAACGCTGGTGTGGACGGACGCTCCCGGCGCCACTATCGGCGCCGCTTACGTCAACGACCTCAATCTCAGCGTCGATGTGCTCGGCAGCACCTACTTGGGCAACAACTTCCTGCTCGGGGTCTCTCAGCCCGGTGGCAGCGCCGACGCGCGCAACAACAGCGAGAGCGTCTTCTTACCGGCCGGCACCACGGGCCCGATGACGGTTACCGTGCAAGCGGCAACCATCGCCGGCGATGGCGTGCCCGGCAACGCCGATCTTACCGATCAGGACTTCGCCTTGGTGGCCTACAATTTCGTCGCCTCGAACAGCTCGGTGGTGTTCGAGCGCGAGCGTTACGGCTGTACCGACACCGCCAGTATCCGCATCACGGATGGTGACCTCGCCGGCACGGGCGCGTTGACCGTGCCGGTCACGGCCAGCGGCGGCGACGCCGAGACCGCCAGTCTGAACGAGACGGCGCCGAGTTCGGGTGCTTTTGTGGGCTCGCTGCCGATCGCCGCCGCGCCCGGCAGCCCCGGTGACGGAACCCTGCAGGTCGCCAACGGCGACAGTATCGCCGCCACTTACAACGATGCCGACGACGGCAGCGGCAACCCGGCGATAGTGCAAGCCGGCGCGGCGATAGATTGCCTGCCGGCGCTGGTCTCGGCGGTCAGCGCCAACACGATCTTGAGCACCGATGCCACGATTACCTTCAGCACCGACGAAAGCACCACCGCCTTGGTTCGCTACGGCACCAGCTGCGGGAGCTTGACCCAAAGCCAAAGCGCTTCCGCCAACGGCACCGCACACGCGGTGACGCTCAGCGGCTTGACGCCACAGACGCAGTACTTCTTCGCCGTCGAGGCCACCGACGAGGCCGGCAATGTCGCCACCGACGACAACGGCGGCAGCTGCTACAGCTTGACCACCACCGCCGTGACCGACCCCTTCACTGAGCTGTTCGCCAGCGACAACGATCTCCTCCGCCACAAGCTGACATTCACTCCCGACGGCTCGCCGGATTTCTACTCCGCCTGCGCCACCACCGCGACCAGTTTTCCGACCAGCCCGACCGGCGGCACCACGCTGGTGCTCGGTGACGACGACTACGCCGCGGTCAGCTTGACGGGCGGCGCCCAGGTCTCGCTCTACGGCGCCAACTACGACACCTTTTACGTCGGTAGCAACGGTTACATCACCTTCGACTCTGGTGACGCCGCCTATGCCGAGTCGCTGGCGGCTCATTTCAGTCGCCCCCGGATCGCCGCCCTCTTCGACGACCTCAACCCGAACGCGGGCGGCACGGTGTCGTGGAAACAGCTGAGCGACCGGGTGGCGGTGACGTTTCAAAGCATCCACGAATACAACGCCGCGTCGACCAACAGTATCCAGATCGAGATGTTCTTCAACGGCAAGATTCGGATCACCTATGTCGCGCTCGCTGCCCGCGACGGGCTGGCGGGATTGTCCCGCGGCCGCGGCACGCCGGGGGATTTCATCGAGAGCGACCTGACCGCGGCGAGCTCCTGCGGTCCGCCGCTGCTCGACACGGTGGTGCTGGCGCTGCGACCGCTCAATATCACTCTGACGAGTGGCGCGGCGGCGGTTAGCAGAACCGCGCGGGTAACCGTGCGTAACGCCAGCTCGACGCTGCAAACACTGGTGCTCAACGCTGCCGACAACGATTGCCCTGCGGGCACGATTATCGCCAGCCCCGATTTCGGCGGCAGCGGTCCGAGCGTGAGCGTCAACGCCGGCAGCAGCAAGACTGCCACGGTACCCCTCAGCATTACCAGTGCCGGCTTCGACAGCATCAACAAGAAGGCAGTGCACCGTTGTACCCTGCTGTTCAACGTCGGCACGCTGCCGGCCGGCACCGACGCGACGCCGAAGAACAACAGCGCCGGGCTCGAGCTGAGCGTCATCGACGGCAATGACCCGCAGCAGCCCATGGTTCATGAGGCGCTGGTGCGGGCGGCCATGCCGCTATTCGTGAGTGTAGCCCAGGGTCAGACCGCGGTCGTACGCAAGCCGCGGATCACGGCGGCCAACGCCGACGCCAGCGGCAGCCTCGACGAGCTGATCACGGTGAGCGCCAGCGACGGCGACTGTCCGCCCGGCACCATCGGTGTGCTCGATTTCAACCCTCTCACGCCCGCGGCCGAGAACTCTGCCACTATCAAGAGCGGTCTCAGTAAAGGCGGCCCGCTGCCGGTAACCATCAACGCCGCGAACTTCACCAGCACCAGCAGCGCCGCGCCGGCGCGCTGTACTGCCCTGATCTCCGCCACTGCTGCCGGCGGCGACAGCGACGGCAGCAACGATACTACTAAGCTGGTGATCGACGTGATCGACCGCAACGATCTGGTGCCGTAG
- a CDS encoding nuclear transport factor 2 family protein, whose translation MDDALNRCRQRLQQLDDREQLRELQATYCFLVDDRRFDELVERWFTADARCDFRDAKGAIAPLISNGGAEIRVFYTQVVASLLDDMCHTVHNQRLTIDGEVASGECYFELTAKHPATGDAVVGAGRYLDRYRRVDGAWRCAERTAIIFHMAPLAEGWVRRPLLRALTGQ comes from the coding sequence ATGGACGACGCGCTCAACCGCTGCCGGCAACGGCTCCAACAGCTCGATGATCGCGAGCAGCTGCGCGAGCTGCAAGCGACCTACTGCTTCCTGGTCGACGACCGGCGCTTCGACGAGCTGGTGGAGCGGTGGTTCACCGCGGACGCGCGCTGTGACTTCCGCGATGCCAAGGGCGCCATCGCGCCGTTGATCTCGAATGGCGGCGCGGAAATCCGCGTCTTCTACACCCAGGTGGTGGCCTCGTTGCTCGACGACATGTGTCACACCGTACACAACCAGCGTCTGACGATCGACGGCGAGGTCGCGAGCGGGGAGTGCTACTTCGAGCTGACCGCAAAGCACCCGGCGACCGGCGACGCGGTCGTTGGTGCGGGCCGCTACCTCGATCGCTATCGGCGGGTGGACGGCGCCTGGCGCTGCGCCGAGCGCACTGCGATCATCTTCCACATGGCCCCTTTGGCCGAGGGTTGGGTGCGACGCCCGCTCCTGCGCGCCCTCACCGGCCAGTGA